The DNA region tttgtaatgtactagcagtatttattaaggatttagtgtaggttttcggcctgtggaacgaattaatggaattgtaatgtgttcttatgggaaaatctgctcgacatacgaccatttcgacttacaaacatggtcctggaacgaattaacttcgtatgtagaggtaccactttatttgacatagagcgctgccgtcaacatgactcgaaagcgtggattttgACCTTGCTCTCAGTTTTTGTTTGGCACctattgaccatggaaaaccagatatatgatccttttagttttatAATAGGAAGTATGtttctccactagagagcactcatgctctttggacgaatgatgcttcatttctgtatttttttcctcttttcgtATATCTTTAGCTTAATGTGATTATGtagtaggttatagtacagtataaaaaTAACGGTTTATATAGATCAAGTTGTGCTGAGACAAATAccactgggttaaaaaaaaaaaaaaaaaagcagttactcacactgttacttgagtattcttttcaccaaatacttttttacttggatgacttttaacttgagtattattattttgaagtaacattactcttacttgagttaatattttggctactctacccacctaagTAAGCGAATAAGATCTTATTTGAGGTAACTTTTCTGTTATACATTCATTCATAATCACATTTGAATTAGATTTTTCAccacattttgttttaaaataatgtaattAAGCATTAAAGATGAGTCTTTTATCATTTTCTCAGTTCAATTGGTTATTTTAATTCTTAACAGATCATAAAATGTGCTATTTTACGAGTTTAAGTATATGAATTTGTATTTGGACACCAGTGATTAAACAGCATCTATACAAATGTAAAATGTTCTTTCAGACTTGTTGGTTTGATTCATGTAGCTAAATGCTGCTTAATTttcgaaatgtagttttttagcTCTGAAATTCTATGCAATTAgttattttacatttatttaaaatttaaattatgtATTTATACTGGACATTGCTGTTAGCTATTAAGTGTGAACTTTATCTTGGCTAGAATCTGTAGTTGAACTcctaaaaattatattttacagattaaaaataagggaaatacatttttaagttagacaaatattttaaaaattatttttgatagTATGTAAACTAGATTTCCACAATGCCGTCACGAAATGAACTAAATGTTGACATTTTTCCACAATaccaaatttttttcattgtctgcTCCCACCAGAATTACCTTCCGAGTCAGCAGGACATCCTGCTGGCACGAAAGCCCACCAAAGGAATCCACGAGTACGACTTCGAGCTGAAGAACGTCCCCTTCAAGATGGTGGACGTGGGCGGCCAGCGGTCTGAACGGCGGCGCTGGTTCGAGTGCTTCGACTCGGTCACCTCCATCCTCTTCCTCGTCTCCTCCTCTGAGTACGATCAGGTgaggagacataaaaaaaaaaaaaaaaaatgttgattaaTTCTATTTTTCCAAGCGACGGCTTGCACGAAAAACTTGAATCCGTCCCGCAGGTTCTGATGGAAGACCGTCAGACCAACCGACTGTGCGAGTCGCTCAACATCTTCGAAACCATCGTCAACAACCGCGTTTTCGCCAACGTGTCCATCATCCTCTTTCTCAACAAGACAGACCTGCTAGAGGAGAAGGTGAAAAGCGTACCTCTCAAGGACTACTTCCCCGAATACAACGGGCCCGAGCACAGCCTGCCCGACGTACAGGCCTTCATGGTAGAGTGCTTTCGGGCCAAGCGGCGCGACGCCACCCAGAAACCGCTCTACCACCACTTCACCACCGCCATCAACACGGAGAACATCCGACTGGTGTTCCGGGACGTCAAGGACACGATTCTCCACGACAACCTCAAGCAGCTCATGCTCCAATGACCACCGTGCGCAAACCTTCAACGGGGCCTCAAGAAGAAAAATCTTGTAGAACTTTGCCGCTTTTACGTTGGTCATGGTTTGGTAGTTTGCGACGCTGACCAGATATCGATCGTCAGACTACGTGCTGTTATGGAACGTTTCACGCGGGGGGTCGAGTGGTTTCATCCGTGTCCGTTTTGTTGTCCAAGCACTGAATGCACGCAAATTCAAGTCGGTTGTTGCACTGCCCCCAGCACCACCTGTGCTGCTTTGTGAATAAATAAAAGCAGACACACCCTTAAATCCTgtgtttccccaaatcatcccaGTTGACGTTCATCCAGTCACAAGTTAAATGTGTCTGGGACAAACTGAATGAACCTGCGTTGCCTTAACAGAGACTTGATTTCTGTttaaaaatactgtttttttttgttttgtttttttgtgcctGCACTGGCCATTGTGCCACAGGGAATGATCcaatttcacatttttttcctgttaGGGCTGTGACTAGTAAACATTTTTAGAATCGAATATTCTGTTAAATAATGAGATGATTAAAGAATAATAATTTCAT from Corythoichthys intestinalis isolate RoL2023-P3 chromosome 21, ASM3026506v1, whole genome shotgun sequence includes:
- the LOC130909235 gene encoding guanine nucleotide-binding protein subunit alpha-13-like, translated to MADFLPSRSVLKVCLPVCLLNSGEVEQVRRSKEIDRRLSREKTYVKRLVKILLLGAGESGKSTFLKQMRIIHGQDFDQRAREDFRATIYSNVIKGIRVLVDAREKLHIPWGDPSNQQRGDKLMAFDTRSAKMVRGQLETPVFLQYLPAIKALWADSGIQNAYDRRREFQLGESVKYFLDNLDKLGELNYLPSQQDILLARKPTKGIHEYDFELKNVPFKMVDVGGQRSERRRWFECFDSVTSILFLVSSSEYDQVLMEDRQTNRLCESLNIFETIVNNRVFANVSIILFLNKTDLLEEKVKSVPLKDYFPEYNGPEHSLPDVQAFMVECFRAKRRDATQKPLYHHFTTAINTENIRLVFRDVKDTILHDNLKQLMLQ